One Deinococcus humi genomic window carries:
- a CDS encoding NADH-quinone oxidoreductase subunit J family protein codes for MMIAFILLGALTLVGGVITIAARNAVHAALGLVGTLISVAGLFATLNASFLAATQVIVYAGAIMVLFLFVIMLLNANSPITGRDPIPFVRELAGLGGVVLAGSFTVLAFSYKDPRPVAEATVALGGGSASVVGETLLTRFLLPFEAVSILLLVAIVGAVALVNRPAPQPDNVPDSETEPLAPQVGSASRGGPQPVLQHRNDEGEVRA; via the coding sequence ATGATGATCGCCTTTATCCTCCTCGGCGCGCTCACGTTGGTCGGCGGCGTCATCACCATCGCGGCGAGGAACGCGGTGCACGCGGCGCTGGGGCTGGTGGGCACGCTGATCAGTGTGGCGGGGCTGTTCGCCACCCTGAACGCGTCGTTCCTGGCGGCCACCCAGGTGATCGTGTACGCCGGGGCCATCATGGTGCTGTTCCTGTTCGTGATCATGCTGCTCAACGCCAACTCGCCCATCACCGGACGCGATCCGATTCCCTTCGTGCGTGAGCTGGCTGGGCTGGGGGGCGTGGTGCTGGCCGGATCGTTCACGGTACTGGCCTTCTCGTACAAGGATCCGCGTCCGGTGGCCGAGGCGACGGTGGCGCTGGGTGGAGGCTCGGCGTCGGTGGTGGGGGAGACCCTGCTGACCCGTTTCCTGCTGCCTTTCGAGGCGGTCAGCATCCTGCTGCTCGTCGCTATCGTGGGCGCGGTGGCGCTGGTCAACCGGCCCGCACCGCAGCCAGACAACGTGCCGGACAGCGAGACCGAGCCGCTGGCCCCGCAGGTGGGTTCAGCGTCCAGGGGCGGGCCGCAGCCCGTGTTGCAGCACCGAAACGACGAAGGGGAGGTGCGCGCGTAA
- the nuoI gene encoding NADH-quinone oxidoreductase subunit NuoI: protein MGVLDIAKGMGLTLGKLFQKPVTVSYPEERATLQPRFRGRHILTRHPGTGLEKCIGCSLCAAACPAYAIYVEAAENDPASPHSPGERYAKVYEINMLRCIFCGMCEEACPTGAVVMGNEFEMADYRYGDFVYAKEDMLVGVTGSMPQRREAAKTGKPVRLGFQLDGPPRAELEGVEYR, encoded by the coding sequence ATGGGCGTTCTTGACATTGCCAAGGGCATGGGCCTGACACTGGGCAAGCTGTTCCAGAAGCCTGTGACCGTCAGCTACCCGGAGGAGCGGGCCACGTTGCAGCCGCGTTTCCGGGGGCGGCACATCCTGACCCGTCACCCCGGCACGGGACTGGAAAAGTGCATCGGCTGCTCGCTGTGCGCCGCCGCCTGCCCGGCCTACGCCATCTACGTGGAGGCCGCCGAGAACGATCCGGCCTCGCCCCACAGCCCCGGCGAGCGTTACGCCAAGGTCTACGAGATCAACATGTTGCGCTGCATTTTCTGCGGCATGTGCGAGGAGGCCTGCCCCACCGGCGCCGTCGTAATGGGCAACGAGTTCGAGATGGCCGACTACCGTTACGGCGACTTCGTGTACGCCAAGGAAGACATGCTGGTGGGCGTGACCGGCAGCATGCCCCAGCGCCGCGAGGCCGCCAAGACGGGCAAGCCTGTCCGCCTGGGGTTCCAGCTTGACGGCCCACCACGCGCCGAACTGGAAGGGGTGGAGTACAGGTGA
- the nuoH gene encoding NADH-quinone oxidoreductase subunit NuoH translates to MPDWLIAALITLLKAVLVALALLTTFAYMTLIERRLLARMQIRWGPNRVGPMGLLQPLADAIKSIFKEDLQVSMADKLVYTLAPIVAIGMALTAFGGIPAGPAGSLFGADPWVYNLDAGLLALLALTSMGVYGIFLGGWASGSKYPILGGLRSSAQMISYELGMGLSILGTLMLIGSINFRVIVEWQALAGWTVLYQVFAFALFLVSSFAEVNRTPFDLPEAEQEIVAGYLTEYTAIKWALFQMAEYVNMITASALMSTLFFGGYRGPVFLDGLIPGISGWPIIWLVVKIAFFLFVFIWVRATLPRFRYDQLMRLGWKLILPLALGNTMLVAFYLAFLKPAGLGYWFLGLLSLAALLGLFLMSDRVRGLWSAPAAPKVAEKGARPVGGD, encoded by the coding sequence ATGCCCGACTGGCTGATCGCCGCTCTGATTACCCTGCTCAAAGCTGTGCTGGTGGCGCTCGCACTGCTGACCACCTTCGCCTACATGACCCTGATTGAGCGGCGCCTGCTGGCCCGCATGCAGATCCGCTGGGGACCGAACCGGGTGGGGCCGATGGGCCTGCTGCAACCCCTGGCGGACGCCATCAAGAGCATCTTCAAGGAAGACCTGCAGGTCAGCATGGCGGACAAGCTGGTCTACACCCTGGCCCCGATCGTCGCCATCGGGATGGCCCTGACCGCCTTCGGGGGCATTCCGGCTGGTCCGGCGGGCAGCCTGTTCGGCGCCGATCCCTGGGTCTACAACCTGGACGCCGGACTGCTGGCGCTGCTGGCCCTGACCTCTATGGGCGTGTACGGCATCTTTCTGGGCGGCTGGGCCTCGGGCAGCAAGTACCCGATTCTGGGGGGCCTGAGAAGCAGCGCGCAGATGATCAGCTACGAGCTGGGCATGGGCCTGAGCATCCTGGGCACCCTGATGCTGATCGGGTCCATCAACTTCCGGGTGATCGTGGAGTGGCAGGCGCTGGCGGGCTGGACCGTGCTGTATCAGGTGTTTGCCTTCGCGCTGTTCCTGGTCAGCTCGTTTGCCGAGGTGAACCGTACGCCCTTTGACCTGCCCGAAGCCGAGCAGGAAATCGTGGCGGGCTACCTGACCGAGTACACCGCGATCAAGTGGGCGCTGTTTCAGATGGCCGAATACGTCAACATGATCACCGCCTCCGCGCTGATGTCCACCCTGTTCTTTGGGGGCTACCGCGGGCCGGTGTTCCTAGACGGCCTGATTCCCGGCATCAGTGGCTGGCCGATCATCTGGCTGGTGGTCAAGATCGCCTTCTTCCTGTTCGTGTTTATCTGGGTGCGCGCCACCCTGCCCCGCTTCCGGTATGACCAGCTGATGCGTCTGGGCTGGAAGCTGATCCTGCCGCTGGCCCTGGGCAACACCATGCTGGTGGCCTTTTACCTGGCCTTCCTGAAGCCCGCTGGCCTGGGCTACTGGTTCCTGGGCCTGTTGAGCCTGGCCGCCCTGCTGGGCCTGTTCCTGATGAGCGACCGCGTGCGGGGGCTGTGGAGTGCGCCCGCCGCGCCGAAAGTGGCCGAGAAGGGTGCACGGCCGGTTGGGGGCGACTGA